A single window of Rana temporaria chromosome 1, aRanTem1.1, whole genome shotgun sequence DNA harbors:
- the NDUFS7 gene encoding NADH dehydrogenase [ubiquinone] iron-sulfur protein 7, mitochondrial has product MAALTAPRLSLLFSQAFRPACLAALHTRVWQPAADNENSISTSLVRQKSSAVPATKSSVPSGKGEFIVTKLDDLVNWARRSSLWPMTFGLACCAVEMMHMAAPRYDMDRFGVVFRASPRQADVMIVAGTLTNKMAPALRKVYDQMPEPRYVVSMGSCANGGGYYHYSYSVVRGCDRIVPVDIYVPGCPPTAEALLYGILQLQKKIKREKKIRLWYRK; this is encoded by the exons ATGGCGGCGCTGACAG CTCCCCGGCTGTCTCTGCTCTTCTCCCAGGCTTTTCG ACCGGCCTGCCTGGCAGCTCTTCATACTCGGGTCTGGCAACCAGCAGCAGACAATGAAAATAGCATCAG CACTTCACTGGTGAGACAGAAAAGTAGCGCTGTCCCTGCAACAAAATCGTCAGTACCAAGTGGCAAAGGGGAATTTATAGTAACCAAACTTGATGATCTGGTGAACTGGGCTCGAAGG AGTTCTCTATGGCCCATGACCTTTGGGTTGGCATGCTGTGCTGTAGAAATGATGCACATGGCTGCTCCACGTTATGACATGGACAGGTTTGGAGTGGTTTTTCGTGCTAGTCCAAGGCAAGCGGATGTTATGATTGTAGCTGGAACACTTACAAATAAAATGGCTCCTGCATTAAGAAAG GTTTATGATCAGATGCCTGAGCCACGTTATGTAGTATCCATGGGCAG CTGTGCCAATGGAGGAGGCTACTATCATTATTCGTATTCAGTGGTCAGAGGCTGTGACAGAATTGTTCCTGTCGATATCTATGTTCCAG GCTGCCCACCCACCGCTGAGGCTTTACTGTATGGTATCCTGCAACTCCAAAAGAAGattaaaagagaaaagaaaattcGGCTCTGGTATcgaaaataa